The genome window CTTATAGGCAAAGTTTGGGCAGTTTGGCGGGGACAATTTAGGAAGTGTAGATGGATATCTCTTCTTTTTGCCCAGTGTTGAAAAATACTCCAATTCTCGAAAAGTTTGTCACTTttcgggacggagggagtaatagaCAATGGTTCCTTTCAGCATTGAGACTAATCAAACTCTCAGTATAAGTTACAACGCTTAGGTAAGTTGGAAACCCATGGTTAGTTGGTCGGCTCGTACATCTGATACTTccgaagctcttggccattgcGGAGATCCCATGAAGATCAACTCTCCCATTCTTGATTTGTGTAAACAGCTCCTCATCATTGTTCCAAAAGGATAATTGGCAATTGATTTCTGGTAGATGTGCTGTGGAAAATTTCTTGGTCCAAGACTCCCTAACACCATATTCTTTCATCACCCAAACCTTGATTGAAGTATTATAATCATATGCTGGAGAAAAGAGTTTGGGATTCCCTGATATGCTCGAGATAAGGATAAGGGATTCTTCTAAGATAGTCACACTATTCTCGCCCCTACTACCAATGCTCAAATTGAGATACTCTATCTCTCGAAACACCTCATTGGTGATATTGAAACAAAGGATAGCATTCTGGATGACCCAATGTAACTATCCTTCAAATGAAACTGCAGCATATGGTTTCTCTTACAGACACTATCGGGGAACGGTATCTAACTCCCTCCAAGAACTGGTACCGAGATTGTAAACATCAGCTCTGACTACAAAAGCCTGATGTCCATATCTTTTATTAGGCGTCATTGTTACTAGCCTGATAACCTTGTAATCATTAGTGATAGGATCATTCTCGAATCCTGAATGCTCGGAGATCTTGTGACATCCATGTGGGATCCCTAAAGGGCAAGCGGGAAGCTTGATGAATTTGCGTAACACAGgattacaaaaaataaatatcaTCATGACGATGCATGATGCAAAAGAAGCCATTAGCAGGGCCTGTTGCCCTGATGTAAGGTATGATTGAAAGTAGGAACCTCCAAATCTGGGGCTATGACGGCCAGCGATTCATTGTTAGAATGGAATGACAAGACGTTTTTCGTTAAAGTCTTCGATGAAGCGCCTGATGAGGAGGTATTGTTATTGTTTGTCATCCTCTCTGTTGGCATGGCTAAGACGCTGAGCGATGAATTCAAGGCTTTTGATGAATGCACACCAGGATTTGTTAACACCCCTGAATCGGATCAATGATTTCACCTGCCATCTCAGTAGAATTTCTGTCGTCAAATCTGTTGGTAAATCCATAACGCTAATGAAGTCCATGTTATGATTTCCTCAACTTTATCTGGGCTGCTGACCGCCATTTTGTAGCCTTTTATCTTGCTACGATAATTGCATAACAGAGTAGTGTTAGAATAGGTTTCGTATTTGGATTAGGAATCAGTGTTTATATACGATTTCACGGCCATTTCAGTTTTCACACTGACGTTGGCGTTGCATTTAAAGTAAGAAAAGAAGGCTTGTTGTTCATTCTattgaaaataacataaagACCCATAAACTAGATTCTCTAACGTtttaaatgtcaaaattaccaCTAATGCTTATTAAATGATCAATTTGTCATAATTTTTTTGTGAGATTTACATGCAACTAAACTTTTGGCTACAAAGTTCTATGtctataaaattataaaaaaaaaaaaagttgtgtaGTTATACCTAAAGAATAAAGAACAAGTCGAAATGTAATAGATGAACTCCAAAACACAAAAGATTAATACTTTACACTCGAGAGGTAGTCAATAATTCATGCTCATACAACATATATAAAATTATCACCATTATAAATTTTATCCACTATTAGATTGATGTAAGAGTAGAGAAAGttgaataaattgataaaagaaaacagagaaagTTATTGACAAATGCTTAGACGGGCAATTTCACTTTATATAATAACTTCCTAGGTTTTTTTTATCTCCTTTCATtaactaattaaaaaaataatagaatgcttggaaaaaaaaaaattttggtgtcaatatTAGCTGTCGAGAAAACCCAAAAATCTGCTTTGTcactattttttattaaaaaaaatttagttacCTCTCAGGTCCTTGTCCCGTTCTATTAAATCTTTCTGTCTTCATTCTAAATTATAAATCATTCCGTTTGGTGACCATTCCCACTGAAATTTTCGCCTGCCTTCATTCAGATGCAGGAAGAGTTGCCAAATTCTTTTCATACATACTAAAATTTCCTCCTCCTTTATGTCTATAAACAGAGCAAGAGACCTTGGCTTTTGCTTCCTTTACCATATACCAGGAACTCAGGAAGGCCCTTGCTTTGATAATTCCAAAAGACTACTACTCGATTTCTTCTACCTTCAACAGTGTCTCTAAAGTAGAAAGTTACTAATTAGCTGTGCATACATCCTAGAACTGAATTTAACAGCATACAAGCTTGGACTgacagaagaaaaaagaaaaaaaaataaaaagtagtgTCAAACCATTATTCCACAAAAGCAGATAGAGAAAGTAAAAGAGGAAATAAACTAGCAAAACCAGTCAATACAAGGGAATTGATTTTTTCCTTTAACCAACTAGTCATTTCAATAGCTAGGCATTATAAACTAGGGTAGGGCGAAGCACGTGTCATTTTGCATTGCCTCACTCGTACCAACAGTTACTGAATTTATCAGCCTCATAGGATTGCAACATTGCACAAGACAGAAAGCAGGTTGCGTAAACAGAGTAGCTAAATCACAAATCTATTTGATAGTACTTACAAATCCACAGCTAGAAGGCCAGACCATGGCAGAATCAACAAAATGAAATAGCAATACTCACGGCAGGCAGAGAACCCTTGTCAAGAATAACTCTGATCTCAGTTGCTCTTCACAGAAATTTAAGTCCCATTGCTTGCCCCTGTTCAACTTCTGATGGATGTCAAGCATACAGGCTTGCAAAATGTATTTTTGCTCGTACAAAGAAATTCCAGCTGGCATGTCGATGATGTTTTTGGGAGTGCTGATATCTTCCTAACTGCATCCGACCAGTTTGAGAATCCATTATTCTGTGAAAAAATTAAGTTTATCTTCTCCAGTACTTGTCCATACTGCAGAAGATAGCTTAGCAAATCAAGTTCAAACTGCATCCCTTTGAAATTGAAAATATCCACTGTCCTGAGGTACTGAGCCAAGCAGATGGGCTGATTCTGCGTTACAGGAAACTTGGGCCATTGGCGAATATCGTTGTCTGGAAATTCCTATGCAAGTGTAATCGAAAACTTTGAtatccaaacaagaaaaacaactcTAATATGCAACTTAAGGTGAAACTTTGCATCTCCCATCCTAACTCACCATATCAAGAGCCAAAGTTTTTAGATTGGGTGTACTGTGAAGTAGGATTGGTAGCAATTCCCAATGACAGTTATGGCGTGGCACTAGCTTCATATAGGTCAAATTTTGGAATTTGGGGATTGAACAGCCGGAATGAAGGAGACCCTTCATACAAGATATCAAAATATTAGACTCAGAATTAGTTTCGGAATTTCTAACAATATTTGAAAAAGctgaagaaatagaaaaagcATGAAAGCTTACCTCCAAGCAAACAGTTAGGAGAGTAAGAGACTTGGTGTTAGCCATTGCATTCAGGAACTTAGAGACATGACCCCCACATAAGCATGCATCATCTGTGTTTTGTAGAGTTACAGAGTAAGGAAACAAATAAGCTTTGACCAATGACTTCAGATTTTTCACCAATGGATCTCCATTTAAAAAATCAACATAGCACAGGTCCTCAAGATTTGGGGTATCAATGACAACTCGGAATGCACCGTAACAATTGAAAAATTCTAAGCTCTTCAGAGAAGGAGTTGAAATATCAAGAACTTGAATTCCATGCAATTGGCAACCACACATGTGCAGATGCTCAAGCTTAGGACAACCAGCAAGGATCTGTGGTATAGAACCATCATCCGTTAATTCTACTCCGAAAAGACGTAAGATCTTCAGATTTGGTAAATGAACTAACTTCGGCTTGATGATAATGGAGCTATCCAGGTTTAACCACTGAAGTgttttacaagtgaaaagttcaCTTGTTAAACATCTAGGATTGTCATATTTCATGAAAAGATTAAGCACCTGAACCTTATGCAAAAGCACAGCACATAACCATGCATTGATTACTGAACTTTCGAAAGTCGTTGTGCATTTGAGATGAAATTGAATTATGTCAGCATTTCGCAGCATAAGCACCCTATCTGCAAATCTTCTAAAACTGTCGCTTCTGATGTTGTCCtgagattcttcttcttcttgagaaTGTACAGTGTCATCTAGTTCTATCACAGGAACAGACATGTAAAGGTATTTCCATCTGGTAGATAAAATGGAGGTTGCAACGACATATTTCATTGGGAGAAATGAAAGGATGTGGCATAAGACAGCATCTGGTAAAGCACTTAGTCTGTCATACTTTTGTCTTCTCCAATCTTCAGAATTTTTGAAACTCATACCTTCCAAAAGCAGCAAAAACACCTAGCACCAAGCAATTCAGAAGACCAAAGGTAGAGATAGAACATTAGATATTTAACAACAATCTTTTAGCGTAGACCTAAATGAGCAAAAATTGAATGTAAAATCAATACACCCTTAAACCGAAAAGATATCAAGCATATTACACAAATCCTACACGTATGTGGGTAATATCCACCAGAACTACGATACCCTAAACTTCGAGGCAAACAACTCGAGAATCGATGAAGAATTAATTCATATCCCCATTCTAAGCAAACAACTCAACACTGAAAAAgctgaaaagaaaatgtaataAGAAACAAACTTGAAACTTCAACATAGAAGGACAAGTTGTAGTTTTGTGCTTTTATGTGCCAGACTTTTACACAGTTTAGTCCATGTATTCCCATTTAAATACAATTtggaataataataatttgacctCTCCTGGTTTAGCCCTGCATGTTTCATTTCCAACACATTCGATCGCTTAACATTCGGAATCTATGAATGTAACTGAAGTTTGAATCCAGTGACTTGGAGAAAAAAGAAGGTAGAAATGAAAATTCTCCTGTTTGGCAGTTTGATTGAGGTAAACAACGAGATTGGAGAAAATAATTCAATTGAATTTCAGACATGGGGAGAAATGAAGGAAAGTGAAATGAAAGCTTATTAAACCTTTCTAGTCACCCATTTTGCCTAAATTAATTATACTCAATGAATAATACACGTGAAATGTAAAGTAGACTAATAGCAATACTCAACAAATTGGATATCATTCCGTTTCATTCCCAAACTCTCAAACAAAAGGCAAGAAACTTGCCAAGTTTAGaatctttcctttttctctacTAACTCAAGTTTTCTGCTGATTTTCATCCCCTAATCCCCCAAAACTAGACCAAACTGTCAGCCAAGTAACTAAGAAAGCACATGAACATCGGGAAGGAATTATGGACCATAATCAAATTATTCTACTACGAGAAACAAAAACACATAGActtcaattaattaaaattcAACAACGAAACAGAACTCGAGACAGATCAAAACCCTGCAACGTAAAATTTCTAACCactttaaatttcttttttagaaaACGAAGGAACTAGAACAAATTTCAAAACTGTAAGTGAATgaattaactaaacaaaaaatgaacaaatccAAGAATCAGAGCGTAATTGAGCCACAATTAACCAACTATCGAAAAATAAGAGGAACCCACAAAAATCCAACTGCTTCCATACAAAATATGACATACAGAGACTTCAATCAAACCAGAAAACAGGAAAAATGTAGCAACAGAAGAGGATCATATCTTACCTTATGTTTTTACTGTATTTCAGGGAAAATGTGAAGTCCGTGTGACCTCCTAAATTCCTAAATTGCAAATGTAATGAATGAAAATCTCTctagtgcaaaaaaaaaaaaaaaaaaaaactctaattttAGACTGTTTTACTTACTAGCTATCTTTACAGCattgaaatgactaaaaaaaCCCATAAATTAGTGTTTGAATAAAAGGGCAATTTGGCAATTTAAAATTTCAGAAACTATTCTGAGAGTCATTTCAAAATTAATACTGGGGAGCGAGTGATTGAATAGAAATAATTTGGGAAAATGATGTCGGAAAAATCTAGAACCAGCAGCTCGGTCAAAAACACGTGACTCGAGTTCAAATATACAAATCTAATAGCAAGAGTAGATAGCTCGTCGAGCCTTATCGAattttttaagtttaattttttaatatattattattataaaattacccTTGTGATCGTAAAAGTGATTggatttataaaatattttaagttatatgaaatttttttaagagtGATAATATCTTTTCActcaaaaattatcaaaaaatttcaaatctttCTGACTCGAATTCAATACAGCTCGTTTTGACTTCATGCCATGTGAATCGAGTTCGAGTTCTATGAATAATGTATCAAACTTGAACTCGAGTAATAATGCTACTCGCTCGAATATTTTTCTTGTACGTCGAATCGAGTTCGGATCGAGTTCGGATATATCAATGCTCGAGCTCGAGTCTTGATTAAACTCGATTACATTCCTAGACAAATCTATGCATTCCACTGTGACACAGGTTTTATATAATTGGAAATGGGGCATTGATTATATTACATTGAGAAAGGTGCATCTGCAGCAGTTGTAATTCCAACAATACATGGGGCTAAGTCCAACGTGTAGGGTGGAGATCACCCCTATAACTTGTATGTTCCACGTTAGAaatgaggaaaagaaagaaatggtatataagcaCTAGTCCATAGCCATCCTATCAAATCACCTACGTGAAACTATTTTAAATCTCGAGTTTATCCAATTAGTGTACATAAGCTATTCGTTAAAATATAATTCAagtgttattttttaaaatgtaaaattaattaaaaaaataaatttaaaggatagtaaataaaattaaataaaaaaataaataaatataaagaatgataattattagtatatatatatatatatatatatatatatatataaaataagtTAGATGAATGTTAACTGTGTTAAGTACTTCgttacaaaaattcttaaatttcTAATTTCACTTTAATGGTTATTTGACCCGGCCCGTAAAACTATTTACATAAAATATATGCTTTCACATGGATCATCCTCAACCTTTTCAGCTCCTATCCTCAGCCAATGTAGTAGGTATCTAATCCTAGCTGACAGCCTATATGGAGCCTATGAATGGAAATGTACCTCATCCAATCCAATAGGTAGCCTAGTTAACTGACAGCCTGTTTGGAGCCTTTGAATGCAAGTGTATTTCATCACAGCAAAGGTAACAAGCCATATAGTTTCAAAACCGATTTGTACATGAACATTCTGTTGATTAATTTTCACCATTAAATTCCCGAATATTATTGATGATAACTATTTTTGATGTAAAATTACCAGCAATTGTTCCTTAAGACTTGATTGGCAGGGATATCCCTGAGGTTCTTACTTCGACGTTCAAACCAttcatttctcttttctcctttttctcgTGTAATGTAGCATCCCGCGTTGGAAaaattgcaaaagaaaaaaatggtttaAGAACTTAGGCTTATGAGTTGCTTTGTAATTTGGATTAACCATTTTAGGCCAGTAAATTTCGGTTGAAAAAGTTACTTAGGTCAGCTCTTAGACTTAGatcgtgacagttggtatcagagtgaATCTTGTGTGATCTCTGAACAGAGTGAGCCTCAAACCAACGGGTTATGGCTCTGATTATCaaggctgcaaacgagtcgaatcGAGTCGAATTTTGATCTAATTGTATCGAGTCTCGACTTAATTTTATCAACCTCGAACTCAAACCCAAACTCAACGAACTTTCAATGTAAAGATCGAGTCAAGatcgagcttgagctcgagtttaaaaaaataaaaataattatttcattttttaaaaaatcaaataaaataataaattttcttatcaaataataaaatattagggatatatatgtacttttattattaaaataaaaaataatatatatatatatgtatatataattgAGTTGGCTCGCAAGTTAACTAGTTGAGTATCTTTGAGCTCGACCTTGATATTAACTGAGCTCGAGTAGGGTTTTGACTCGAACtgttcgattcgtttgcaattTTACTATTGTGCAAGGAAGTGTTGAAACCAGGGTTATGATTCTGGCTACGCAAGGAAATGCAAGTGTTTGTGAGAATGCAAAGTCTTAAAGATGAAAGGatgtaaaagaaagaaatggttAAGAGAAAGAAATTGTTAAGAACTTGGGTTCATGGGCTACTTTGTAACTTGGATTAACTATTTTGGACCAGTAAATTTGGGCCCAAAAATCTACTTGGGCCAGCTCTTGGACTGGATCGTGACATGTGCGGATCAGAGATTATGTTTGAACCAGAAAAGAAATTATCCAATAACTTCGTGCACGTTTGTTACTAATTAGTATCTTGTCAACACTTagcatggaaaaaaaaagtgcaCTCCATTGCTCAAAAAACagcaaagagaaaaatgaaaagagacaGAGACAAAAGGAAAGACAAACGACCTCATAAAGCAGTAAAAATAAGGTATAGTATCAgaaata of Coffea arabica cultivar ET-39 chromosome 5c, Coffea Arabica ET-39 HiFi, whole genome shotgun sequence contains these proteins:
- the LOC113689342 gene encoding uncharacterized protein; its protein translation is MASFASCIVMMIFIFCNPVLRKFIKLPACPLGIPHGCHKISEHSGFENDPITNDYKVIRLVTMTPNKRYGHQAFVVRADNAILCFNITNEVFREIEYLNLSIGSRGENSVTILEESLILISSISGNPKLFSPAYDYNTSIKVWVMKEYGVRESWTKKFSTAHLPEINCQLSFWNNDEELFTQIKNGRVDLHGISAMAKSFGSIRCTSRPTNHGFPTYLSVVTYTESLISLNAERNHCLLLPPSRKVTNFSRIGVFFNTGQKEEISIYTS
- the LOC113689768 gene encoding F-box/LRR-repeat protein At4g14103 isoform X1 is translated as MSFKNSEDWRRQKYDRLSALPDAVLCHILSFLPMKYVVATSILSTRWKYLYMSVPVIELDDTVHSQEEEESQDNIRSDSFRRFADRVLMLRNADIIQFHLKCTTTFESSVINAWLCAVLLHKVQVLNLFMKYDNPRCLTSELFTCKTLQWLNLDSSIIIKPKLVHLPNLKILRLFGVELTDDGSIPQILAGCPKLEHLHMCGCQLHGIQVLDISTPSLKSLEFFNCYGAFRVVIDTPNLEDLCYVDFLNGDPLVKNLKSLVKAYLFPYSVTLQNTDDACLCGGHVSKFLNAMANTKSLTLLTVCLEGLLHSGCSIPKFQNLTYMKLVPRHNCHWELLPILLHSTPNLKTLALDMEFPDNDIRQWPKFPVTQNQPICLAQYLRTVDIFNFKGMQFELDLLSYLLQYGQVLEKINLIFSQNNGFSNWSDAVRKISALPKTSSTCQLEFLCTSKNTFCKPVCLTSIRS
- the LOC113689768 gene encoding F-box/LRR-repeat protein At4g14103 isoform X2; the encoded protein is MSFKNSEDWRRQKYDRLSALPDAVLCHILSFLPMKYVVATSILSTRWKYLYMSVPVIELDDTVHSQEEEESQDNIRSDSFRRFADRVLMLRNADIIQFHLKCTTTFESSVINAWLCAVLLHKVQILAGCPKLEHLHMCGCQLHGIQVLDISTPSLKSLEFFNCYGAFRVVIDTPNLEDLCYVDFLNGDPLVKNLKSLVKAYLFPYSVTLQNTDDACLCGGHVSKFLNAMANTKSLTLLTVCLEGLLHSGCSIPKFQNLTYMKLVPRHNCHWELLPILLHSTPNLKTLALDMEFPDNDIRQWPKFPVTQNQPICLAQYLRTVDIFNFKGMQFELDLLSYLLQYGQVLEKINLIFSQNNGFSNWSDAVRKISALPKTSSTCQLEFLCTSKNTFCKPVCLTSIRS
- the LOC113689768 gene encoding F-box/LRR-repeat protein At4g14103 isoform X3, with product MSFKNSEDWRRQKYDRLSALPDAVLCHILSFLPMKYVVATSILSTRWKYLYMSVPVIELDDTVHSQEEEESQDNIRSDSFRRFADRVLMLRNADIIQFHLKCTTTFESSVINAWLCAVLLHKVQVLNLFMKYDNPRCLTSELFTCKTLQWLNLDSSIIIKPKLVHLPNLKILRLFGVELTDDGSIPQILAGCPKLEHLHMCGCQLHGIQVLDISTPSLKSLEFFNCYGAFRVVIDTPNLEDLCYVDFLNGDPLVKNLKSLVKAYLFPYSVTLQNTDDACLCGGHVSKFLNAMANTKSLTLLTVCLEGLLHSGCSIPKFQNLTYMKLVPRHNCHWELLPILLHSTPNLKTLALDMTTIFANGPSFL